A genome region from Anopheles stephensi strain Indian chromosome 2, UCI_ANSTEP_V1.0, whole genome shotgun sequence includes the following:
- the LOC118505403 gene encoding transcriptional adapter 2B isoform X3, with protein sequence MFTELFAKYTCTNCQEDISGIRVHCVVCTDFELCLACFAAGAEIGPHRNDHSYQFMDSGILSIFRGKSGWSAREELHLLDAIEQYGFGNWEDISKHIETRTPEEAKDEYVTKFLNGTIGRHTWQTAVDQRPILTDHTSDDTGPLSQLLIQKLPPMDCTAEEAAALGYMPNRDDFEREYDPTAEQLVSTLSLQPDDEDVDMLLKLAQVDIYTRRLRERARRKRVVRDYQLIANFFRGNMKRARQTRDQREFRERLRTYSQFYTSLEFERLISSLERERALRIRLSELNRYRWNGIQRVDECVHFEQHVAAAQYRNTGPYGHGRTLACIIGPNGQSITGCIRQILTGQPKQRRLWRDRQRGILGVGQRNGPSGGGTAGGVGAGECDPRGGTNDGKKKRKRRPKLKFHRPKAHAPHRRPGLLRRLIQQQKLLG encoded by the exons ATGTTCACAGAACTGTTCGCCAAATACACATGTACCAACTGCCAGGAAGATATTTCGGGGATCCGCGTGCACTGTGTGGTGTGCACGGACTTCGAACTGTGCCTAGCG TGTTTTGCTGCAGGAGCCGAGATCGGACCGCATCGCAATGATCACTCGTACCAGTTTATGGATTCGGGAATTTTGTCAATTTTCCGTGGCAAAAGCGGCTGGTCGGCTCGGGAAGAATTGCACCTGCTCGATGCGATTGAGCAGTATGGCTTTGGGAACTGGGAAGACATTAGCAAGCACATCGAGACCCGCACGCCCGAAGAAGCTAAAGACGAGTATGTGACAAAATTTCTGAATGGTACCATCGGTCGGCATACATGGCAGACGGCGGTCGACCAGCGCCCGATACTGACCGATCACACGTCGGACGATACCGGGCCGCTGAGCCAGCTGCTGATCCAGAAACTGCCCCCGATGGACTGCACAGCCGAAGAAGCCGCTGCACTGGGATACATGCCAAACCGGGACGATTTCGAGCGCGAGTACGATCCGACGGCGGAACAGCTCGTTTCTACTCTTTCGTTACAGCCGGACGATGAAGATGTGGACATGCTGCTGAAATTGGCCCAGGTCGATATCTACACCCGCCGGTTACGGGAACGCGCCCGAAGGAAACGAGTGGTGCGTGATTATCAGCTGATAGCTAACTTCTTCCGCGGCAATATGAAACGTGCCCGGCAGACCCGCGACCAGCGTGAATTCCGCGAAAGGTTACGCACCTACTCGCAATTCTACACATCGCTGGAGTTCGAGCGACTGATATCGTCACTCGAACGGGAACGGGCTCTACGGATCCGGTTGTCCGAGCTGAACCGATACCGCTGGAATGGCATCCAGCGCGTCGATGAATGTGTTCACTTTGAGCAGCATGTGGCCGCTGCACAGTATCGCAATACGGGACCGTACGGACACGGGCGAACG CTTGCATGTATAATCGGTCCAAACGGTCAGTCGATCACCGGTTGTATACGACAAATTTTAACAGGACAACCGAAGCAGAGGCGTCTCTGGCGAGATCGGCAAAGGGGCATCCTCGGTGTCGGGCAGCGGAATGGGCCAAGCGGCGGGGGCACTGCCGGTGGTGTCGGGGCAGGCGAGTGCGACCCAAGGGGTGGGACCA
- the LOC118505403 gene encoding transcriptional adapter 2B isoform X4 — protein MAELFAKYTCTNCQEDISGIRVHCVVCTDFELCLACFAAGAEIGPHRNDHSYQFMDSGILSIFRGKSGWSAREELHLLDAIEQYGFGNWEDISKHIETRTPEEAKDEYVTKFLNGTIGRHTWQTAVDQRPILTDHTSDDTGPLSQLLIQKLPPMDCTAEEAAALGYMPNRDDFEREYDPTAEQLVSTLSLQPDDEDVDMLLKLAQVDIYTRRLRERARRKRVVRDYQLIANFFRGNMKRARQTRDQREFRERLRTYSQFYTSLEFERLISSLERERALRIRLSELNRYRWNGIQRVDECVHFEQHVAAAQYRNTGPYGHGRTLACIIGPNGQSITGCIRQILTGQPKQRRLWRDRQRGILGVGQRNGPSGGGTAGGVGAGECDPRGGTNDGKKKRKRRPKLKFHRPKAHAPHRRPGLLRRLIQQQKLLG, from the exons ATGGCGG AACTGTTCGCCAAATACACATGTACCAACTGCCAGGAAGATATTTCGGGGATCCGCGTGCACTGTGTGGTGTGCACGGACTTCGAACTGTGCCTAGCG TGTTTTGCTGCAGGAGCCGAGATCGGACCGCATCGCAATGATCACTCGTACCAGTTTATGGATTCGGGAATTTTGTCAATTTTCCGTGGCAAAAGCGGCTGGTCGGCTCGGGAAGAATTGCACCTGCTCGATGCGATTGAGCAGTATGGCTTTGGGAACTGGGAAGACATTAGCAAGCACATCGAGACCCGCACGCCCGAAGAAGCTAAAGACGAGTATGTGACAAAATTTCTGAATGGTACCATCGGTCGGCATACATGGCAGACGGCGGTCGACCAGCGCCCGATACTGACCGATCACACGTCGGACGATACCGGGCCGCTGAGCCAGCTGCTGATCCAGAAACTGCCCCCGATGGACTGCACAGCCGAAGAAGCCGCTGCACTGGGATACATGCCAAACCGGGACGATTTCGAGCGCGAGTACGATCCGACGGCGGAACAGCTCGTTTCTACTCTTTCGTTACAGCCGGACGATGAAGATGTGGACATGCTGCTGAAATTGGCCCAGGTCGATATCTACACCCGCCGGTTACGGGAACGCGCCCGAAGGAAACGAGTGGTGCGTGATTATCAGCTGATAGCTAACTTCTTCCGCGGCAATATGAAACGTGCCCGGCAGACCCGCGACCAGCGTGAATTCCGCGAAAGGTTACGCACCTACTCGCAATTCTACACATCGCTGGAGTTCGAGCGACTGATATCGTCACTCGAACGGGAACGGGCTCTACGGATCCGGTTGTCCGAGCTGAACCGATACCGCTGGAATGGCATCCAGCGCGTCGATGAATGTGTTCACTTTGAGCAGCATGTGGCCGCTGCACAGTATCGCAATACGGGACCGTACGGACACGGGCGAACG CTTGCATGTATAATCGGTCCAAACGGTCAGTCGATCACCGGTTGTATACGACAAATTTTAACAGGACAACCGAAGCAGAGGCGTCTCTGGCGAGATCGGCAAAGGGGCATCCTCGGTGTCGGGCAGCGGAATGGGCCAAGCGGCGGGGGCACTGCCGGTGGTGTCGGGGCAGGCGAGTGCGACCCAAGGGGTGGGACCA